The Sphingobium sp. BYY-5 genome contains a region encoding:
- a CDS encoding TrbG/VirB9 family P-type conjugative transfer protein, with the protein MAAPLLLALLAAPAAAEVIPQPSPGDPRIQTVDYDGDQVVRLGLQTGFTVAIEFAADERIENVAIGEATGWQVTPNKRADHLFIKPTDGAIDTNLIVLTDARRYSFLLSSGSVMGISPYIVRFRYAGIDMAPPTVVHDSQASYRVKGAKELIPQGMADDGLATTIRWPAQVAIPAVYAVDEQGDETLINGAMREGAFVVDAIAPRFIFRSGKRKAVATRQVAKVQP; encoded by the coding sequence ATGGCTGCGCCTCTACTGCTCGCCCTGCTTGCGGCGCCAGCGGCAGCGGAAGTGATCCCGCAGCCCTCGCCGGGCGATCCGCGCATCCAGACGGTCGACTATGATGGCGATCAGGTCGTGCGTCTTGGCCTTCAGACCGGCTTTACCGTGGCGATCGAGTTCGCGGCCGATGAGCGGATCGAGAATGTGGCGATAGGCGAGGCGACGGGCTGGCAGGTGACGCCCAACAAGCGGGCCGATCATCTCTTCATCAAGCCCACCGATGGCGCGATAGACACCAATCTCATCGTGTTGACCGACGCGCGGCGTTACAGCTTCCTGCTTTCGTCCGGGTCGGTCATGGGCATCAGTCCCTATATCGTGCGCTTCCGCTATGCCGGTATCGATATGGCGCCGCCGACGGTCGTGCATGACAGCCAGGCCTCCTATCGCGTCAAGGGCGCGAAAGAACTGATCCCGCAAGGCATGGCTGACGATGGCCTGGCGACCACGATCCGCTGGCCGGCGCAGGTCGCCATTCCCGCCGTCTATGCGGTAGACGAGCAGGGGGATGAGACGCTGATCAATGGCGCCATGCGCGAGGGCGCGTTCGTGGTCGATGCCATCGCGCCCCGCTTCATATTCCGCTCGGGCAAGCGCAAGGCGGTCGCCACCCGTCAGGTCGCGAAGGTCCAGCCATGA
- a CDS encoding VirB4 family type IV secretion/conjugal transfer ATPase: MALQFLSTLSATEKAARRERSVGSRLPYAAQIDDHTLLTRDGLMLQVIHLGGFLFETADTDELNYRKGLRDAMLQAIGSSRFAIYHHIVRRRVDTSLEADYPDSFSARLDEAWRARLGTRRLYVNDLFLTIVRRPLQGRSGIADRLSRRLTGASSSAADRAADKRALETATEQVVAALGHYRPRVLSSYESEHGLYSEPLEFLSMILNGEMRPVRLPEGDIGEYLPYRRISFGQDMVELGAAGDLPREYQAILSIKDYPGSTTPGMLDDLLRLPVEMVVSQSFGFVDRQAGLGRMNLALRRMRASDDEALSLRGELGSAKDDLAAGRAAFGEHHLTIAVRGGEMGLVDAQVAEVQSALTDLGLIAVREEIGLEAAWWAQFPGNFPYIARRALISSRNFASLASYHNFPSGRATDNHWGDAVTILESTAAGPYHFNFHQGDLGNFTIIGPSGSGKTVVLNFLLAQARKFAPRIIFFDKDRGAELFIRAIGGVYDILRPGMSAALNPLQIDDSPENRRFLIDWLGRLVALPGEPLTPQELLHIQEAVDASYGVPKSHRRLRYVAQLFRGSERPHANDLWSRLRPWWGEGEHAWLFDHAEDRIDIDALTVGFDMTRILDTPTLRTPAMMYLFHRVEERLDGTPAIIVIDEGWKALDDDIFVHKIKDWEKTIRKRNGIVGFATQSAEDALSSKIASAIVEQAATQIFMANAKARREDYCDGFGLTPHEYDLVRSLADNAHCFLIKHGNDSVVARLNLSGEADILTILSGRERTVRLLDEIRDRVGDDPQAWLPELLSVA; this comes from the coding sequence ATGGCGCTGCAATTCCTATCAACCTTGAGCGCGACCGAGAAAGCGGCGAGGCGTGAGCGATCGGTCGGCAGCAGGCTGCCCTATGCCGCGCAGATCGACGATCATACGCTGCTGACCCGCGATGGCCTGATGCTGCAGGTCATCCATCTGGGCGGCTTCCTGTTCGAGACCGCCGACACCGACGAACTCAACTATCGTAAGGGGCTGCGTGACGCGATGCTCCAGGCGATCGGCTCCTCGCGCTTCGCCATCTATCACCATATCGTCCGCCGCCGCGTCGATACGTCGCTTGAGGCCGATTATCCAGACAGCTTCAGCGCGCGGCTGGACGAGGCCTGGCGTGCACGGTTGGGCACACGCCGCCTCTACGTCAACGATCTCTTCCTCACCATCGTACGCCGCCCCCTGCAAGGGCGCAGCGGCATCGCCGATCGCCTGTCGCGCAGGCTGACCGGCGCGAGTTCCTCGGCGGCAGACCGCGCCGCCGACAAGCGCGCGCTCGAAACCGCAACCGAGCAGGTCGTCGCGGCGCTTGGCCATTATCGCCCGCGCGTGCTCAGCAGCTATGAGAGCGAGCACGGCCTCTATTCCGAACCGCTCGAGTTTCTCTCGATGATCCTCAACGGCGAGATGCGGCCCGTGCGCCTGCCCGAAGGCGATATCGGCGAGTATCTGCCCTATCGCCGGATCAGCTTCGGCCAGGACATGGTGGAGCTTGGCGCTGCGGGAGACCTTCCCCGCGAGTATCAGGCCATCCTCTCGATCAAGGATTATCCAGGCAGCACCACGCCCGGCATGCTCGACGATCTGCTGCGCCTGCCGGTCGAGATGGTGGTGAGCCAGAGCTTCGGCTTCGTCGATCGTCAGGCGGGGTTGGGGCGCATGAACCTGGCGCTGCGCCGTATGCGCGCATCGGACGACGAGGCGCTCAGCCTGCGGGGAGAACTGGGCAGCGCCAAGGATGATCTCGCTGCCGGCCGCGCCGCCTTTGGCGAACATCATCTGACCATCGCCGTGCGCGGGGGCGAGATGGGCCTGGTCGATGCGCAGGTCGCCGAAGTCCAGTCGGCGCTTACCGACCTTGGCCTCATCGCGGTGCGCGAGGAGATAGGCCTGGAAGCTGCCTGGTGGGCGCAGTTCCCGGGTAACTTCCCCTATATCGCGCGCCGCGCGCTCATCTCGTCGCGCAATTTTGCGAGCCTGGCGAGCTATCATAATTTCCCCAGCGGCCGGGCGACGGACAATCATTGGGGCGATGCCGTCACCATCCTGGAATCCACAGCCGCCGGTCCCTATCATTTCAACTTCCATCAAGGGGATTTGGGGAACTTCACCATCATCGGCCCGTCAGGCTCGGGCAAGACCGTGGTGCTCAATTTCCTGCTCGCCCAGGCGCGCAAGTTCGCGCCACGGATCATCTTCTTCGACAAGGACCGGGGCGCTGAACTCTTCATCCGCGCGATTGGCGGCGTCTACGACATATTGCGGCCTGGCATGTCGGCAGCGCTCAACCCGCTCCAGATCGACGACAGCCCTGAGAACCGCCGCTTCCTGATCGACTGGCTTGGCCGTCTGGTGGCGCTGCCGGGCGAACCGCTGACGCCCCAGGAACTGCTCCACATCCAGGAAGCGGTCGATGCGAGCTATGGCGTTCCCAAATCCCATCGCCGCCTGCGCTACGTCGCCCAACTGTTCCGTGGCAGCGAGCGTCCACATGCCAATGATCTCTGGTCGCGCCTGCGCCCCTGGTGGGGCGAAGGCGAACATGCCTGGCTGTTCGACCATGCGGAGGATCGGATCGACATCGACGCCCTGACCGTCGGTTTCGACATGACCCGCATCCTCGATACGCCAACCTTGCGCACGCCGGCCATGATGTATCTCTTCCACCGGGTCGAAGAGCGGCTCGACGGCACACCGGCGATCATCGTGATCGACGAGGGCTGGAAGGCGCTCGACGACGATATCTTCGTCCACAAGATCAAGGATTGGGAAAAGACGATCCGCAAGCGCAACGGCATCGTCGGCTTCGCCACGCAAAGCGCGGAGGACGCCCTGTCGAGCAAGATCGCCAGCGCCATCGTCGAGCAGGCGGCAACCCAGATCTTCATGGCCAATGCCAAGGCGCGGCGCGAGGATTATTGCGATGGCTTTGGCCTCACGCCCCATGAATATGATCTTGTCCGTAGCCTCGCTGACAATGCGCATTGCTTCCTCATCAAGCATGGCAATGACAGCGTGGTGGCGCGCCTGAACCTGAGCGGCGAGGCGGACATATTGACGATCCTGTCGGGACGCGAACGCACGGTGCGCCTGCTCGACGAAATACGCGACCGGGTGGGCGACGACCCGCAGGCCTGGCTTCCCGAACTGCTGAGCGTCGCCTGA
- the virB11 gene encoding P-type DNA transfer ATPase VirB11, whose translation MNKARASSKDATEPVLSDFPFLDAYLAPISSVLVQPDVTDIYINHPGEIWIERLGGGIEREHVPALTEASLWRLARQIASLSHQGINREHPLLSARLPDGSRVQIVAPPATRGPLAMAIRRHVSANLTLEDYAASGAFDEPEAEARETSPIGRDDRVSMLADAVRQRKTILISGGTSTGKTTFLNALIREIPREERLILIEDTPELQVDHANMVGLVAVKGELGEAKVHADDLLQASLRMRPDRIILGELRGSEAYTFLRAINTGHPGSMTTIHADTPAKAIEQLALIILQSGTQLNRNDIAHYIRSTVDLFVQLERRGGKRIIRTIADRDGL comes from the coding sequence ATGAACAAGGCACGCGCATCGAGCAAGGATGCGACAGAGCCTGTGCTCTCCGACTTTCCCTTTCTCGACGCCTATCTCGCTCCCATCTCCAGCGTGTTGGTTCAGCCCGATGTGACTGACATCTATATCAACCATCCTGGCGAGATCTGGATCGAGCGTCTGGGCGGCGGGATCGAGCGCGAGCATGTGCCGGCATTGACGGAAGCCAGCCTGTGGCGGCTGGCGCGGCAGATTGCCAGCCTCTCCCATCAGGGCATCAACCGCGAGCATCCGCTTCTCTCCGCGCGGTTGCCTGATGGCTCGCGCGTCCAGATCGTCGCGCCGCCCGCGACGCGCGGTCCGCTGGCCATGGCCATCCGCCGTCATGTCTCGGCCAATCTGACGCTTGAGGATTATGCCGCAAGCGGCGCGTTCGACGAGCCAGAGGCAGAGGCAAGAGAGACATCGCCCATTGGCCGCGACGATCGGGTGTCGATGCTCGCCGATGCGGTGCGGCAGCGCAAGACCATCCTGATCTCGGGCGGCACCTCAACGGGCAAGACGACGTTCCTCAACGCCCTCATTCGCGAGATACCGCGCGAAGAACGCCTGATCCTGATCGAGGACACGCCTGAATTGCAGGTCGATCATGCCAATATGGTGGGCCTGGTAGCGGTCAAGGGCGAGCTGGGGGAAGCCAAGGTCCACGCCGACGATCTGCTCCAGGCTTCGCTGCGTATGCGCCCGGATCGGATCATCCTGGGCGAACTGCGGGGAAGCGAGGCCTATACGTTCCTGCGCGCCATCAACACTGGCCATCCCGGTTCCATGACCACCATCCACGCTGACACGCCCGCCAAGGCGATCGAGCAACTGGCGCTGATCATCCTGCAATCGGGCACACAGCTCAACCGCAACGATATTGCCCATTATATCCGCAGCACCGTCGATCTGTTCGTCCAGCTGGAACGGCGCGGCGGAAAGCGCATCATCCGCACGATTGCCGACAGGGACGGCCTGTGA
- a CDS encoding TrbC/VirB2 family protein translates to MFRAFYGVGASVRLWLSLMSLAPTSLFAQTGYGDPAGSGPIVGALQWLQGTLLGTVATVAAVIAVAAVGFMMLTGRMNWRYGAVVILGCFILFGAASIVGGIQSTASAGY, encoded by the coding sequence ATGTTTCGCGCATTCTATGGGGTTGGCGCATCCGTTCGCCTATGGCTCTCCCTGATGTCCCTGGCTCCCACGTCCCTGTTTGCCCAGACCGGCTATGGCGATCCTGCCGGTTCCGGCCCGATCGTTGGTGCCTTACAATGGCTGCAGGGCACGTTGCTGGGCACGGTTGCGACCGTTGCCGCCGTTATCGCCGTGGCCGCTGTCGGCTTCATGATGCTGACCGGTCGGATGAACTGGCGTTATGGCGCGGTGGTGATTTTGGGCTGCTTCATCCTGTTCGGCGCGGCGAGCATCGTTGGTGGGATCCAGTCCACCGCTTCGGCCGGCTACTGA
- a CDS encoding type IV secretion system protein, with protein sequence MEGCAPFDAAQGYAMALTRYVDCQAALLGEGGYAALSAGNSPVILGLGGLLTILIAFQGYRLLLGDQLQIRDGILLVAKIGLVLAFATQWSAYRSVVYNLAIEAPREVLALLPGAGGGTGRSFPARLQGSYQSIAELTRPSTAVPPVNPSPSPDGAPAAPPPPQAPLLSLAGNPLLTVAGILLLVSGLAVLMSVRLIAGLLLALGPLFFACLLFDTTRGLFEGWVRALIGTAVASVATGVLLGIEMAIIEPQLAALIQAMMAGTLPVLAPGEILATIVIFTLALLIALFVSLRMGAGFRFVERGLALGSSISERWRSAAPVQQGQERPSGAAQPQEEGRSRAAMISDSIRISDQWETRPLLTVTGPDATRRIALSERNSPGDPRPTPLGQSYRRTGHQRKTKSISQRNGRI encoded by the coding sequence ATGGAAGGCTGTGCGCCTTTCGACGCGGCCCAGGGCTATGCCATGGCGCTCACCCGCTATGTCGATTGCCAGGCCGCGCTTCTGGGCGAAGGCGGCTATGCCGCGCTGTCTGCCGGCAACTCTCCCGTCATCCTCGGGCTGGGCGGTCTGCTCACCATCCTGATCGCCTTCCAGGGCTACCGGCTGCTGTTGGGAGATCAGTTGCAGATCCGCGACGGCATCCTGCTCGTAGCCAAGATCGGCCTGGTCCTTGCCTTTGCCACCCAGTGGTCCGCCTACAGGTCGGTCGTCTACAATCTCGCGATCGAGGCTCCGCGCGAGGTGCTCGCCTTGCTACCTGGCGCGGGCGGCGGGACCGGACGCAGTTTCCCGGCGCGGCTGCAAGGCAGCTATCAGTCGATCGCCGAACTCACCCGGCCATCTACTGCCGTACCGCCGGTCAACCCATCGCCTTCGCCCGATGGCGCCCCGGCGGCGCCTCCTCCTCCCCAAGCCCCGCTCTTATCGCTCGCCGGCAATCCGCTGCTCACCGTAGCGGGCATCCTGCTGCTGGTGTCGGGCCTTGCAGTCCTCATGTCCGTGCGACTGATCGCGGGCTTGCTGCTTGCGCTCGGGCCGTTATTCTTTGCCTGCCTGCTCTTCGACACGACGCGCGGCCTGTTCGAAGGTTGGGTCCGGGCATTGATCGGGACTGCTGTCGCCAGCGTCGCCACCGGCGTGCTGCTGGGGATCGAGATGGCGATCATCGAGCCACAGCTGGCCGCCCTGATCCAGGCCATGATGGCTGGAACCTTGCCGGTGCTCGCGCCCGGCGAAATCCTCGCCACCATCGTCATCTTCACGCTGGCGCTGCTGATCGCGCTCTTCGTCTCACTGCGCATGGGGGCCGGCTTCCGCTTCGTGGAGCGTGGTCTTGCCCTTGGTTCCAGTATCTCCGAGCGCTGGCGAAGCGCCGCGCCTGTGCAACAGGGACAGGAGCGCCCGTCAGGCGCCGCGCAACCGCAGGAGGAGGGCCGATCCCGCGCAGCGATGATCTCCGATTCGATCAGGATCAGCGATCAATGGGAGACAAGGCCTCTTCTCACTGTAACAGGGCCGGATGCGACGCGGCGGATTGCGCTTTCCGAAAGAAACAGCCCAGGCGACCCCAGACCCACGCCGCTCGGACAAAGTTACCGGCGCACGGGGCATCAGCGCAAAACGAAGAGCATCAGCCAGCGGAACGGCCGGATATGA
- a CDS encoding TrbI/VirB10 family protein, which translates to MSQEQDDPRSALDDRTIHPKVRMPSSGLSGAAIAGICAVLAIGLFLILDANRRGNEQAGARAAPANATIASPQPLSLPLPPPAPIQSGAPIPVATTSSAPPAPPMAENRFPAPMAPAYMPPMPSPLAPAPTAPRTKGEGGDSPLIIDLASADGLGNASAAAGGAGDDQAVRASVIRNRSSLVPQGSMIRAVLETPIDSRRPGLVRAVVSRDARGFDGTRVLIPRGSRLIGEASGDAKEGQKRVLVTWTRLIRPDGVAIRIGSPAADVLGGAGIRGKVNNHFIERFGNAVLQSALTIGVNVASRPRSNSVIVGLPGQIGAAGQSFLPNVDPAPTIKVASGAEISVFVARDLDFSGTGLRR; encoded by the coding sequence ATGAGCCAGGAGCAGGACGATCCCCGCTCGGCGCTGGACGATCGCACCATCCATCCGAAGGTTCGGATGCCATCATCCGGCCTTTCGGGCGCGGCCATTGCCGGCATATGCGCTGTCCTGGCCATCGGCCTGTTCCTGATCCTCGACGCCAACCGGCGCGGGAATGAACAAGCCGGCGCCAGGGCCGCGCCCGCCAACGCGACCATCGCCTCGCCGCAGCCACTGTCTCTGCCATTACCGCCACCAGCGCCGATCCAGTCTGGTGCCCCAATACCTGTGGCCACAACAAGTTCAGCGCCGCCAGCCCCGCCAATGGCGGAGAACCGCTTCCCTGCGCCGATGGCGCCGGCCTACATGCCGCCGATGCCATCACCGCTCGCTCCTGCGCCGACAGCTCCCCGCACCAAGGGTGAAGGAGGGGATTCCCCGCTCATCATCGATCTGGCTTCGGCCGATGGGCTGGGTAATGCCTCGGCTGCCGCTGGCGGTGCCGGTGACGACCAGGCGGTGCGGGCGAGCGTCATTCGCAATCGCTCCAGCCTGGTGCCGCAGGGATCGATGATCCGCGCCGTGCTCGAGACGCCGATCGACAGCCGGCGTCCGGGTCTGGTCCGTGCCGTCGTGTCGCGCGATGCGCGCGGGTTCGATGGCACCCGCGTCCTGATCCCGCGCGGCAGCCGGTTGATCGGCGAGGCATCGGGTGACGCGAAGGAAGGGCAGAAGCGCGTGCTGGTCACCTGGACGCGGCTCATCCGGCCCGATGGCGTGGCGATCCGCATCGGCTCGCCTGCCGCCGATGTGCTGGGCGGGGCCGGCATTCGTGGCAAGGTCAACAATCATTTCATCGAGCGGTTCGGCAATGCCGTGCTGCAGTCGGCGCTGACCATCGGCGTCAATGTCGCCTCGCGGCCAAGAAGCAACTCGGTGATCGTCGGCTTGCCCGGGCAGATTGGCGCTGCGGGGCAAAGTTTCCTTCCCAATGTCGATCCGGCGCCGACGATCAAGGTTGCATCGGGGGCCGAGATATCGGTGTTCGTGGCGCGGGACCTGGACTTCAGCGGCACGGGACTGCGGCGATGA
- a CDS encoding type IV secretion system protein VirB3: protein MSQLDRDTLFVALARPQMFAGVTYSFFVINAIVTAELFLVLKSVWVLLAAVVIHVIGYLACLREPNIFDLWLVKAARCPRIPNYRLWRCNSYQP from the coding sequence GTGAGCCAGCTCGACCGCGACACGCTGTTCGTGGCCCTGGCAAGGCCGCAGATGTTCGCCGGCGTCACCTACAGCTTCTTCGTCATCAACGCGATCGTCACCGCCGAACTGTTCCTGGTTCTCAAATCGGTCTGGGTGCTGCTTGCCGCAGTCGTCATCCATGTCATCGGCTATCTCGCCTGCCTGCGTGAACCCAACATATTCGACCTGTGGCTGGTCAAGGCCGCCCGTTGTCCCCGCATTCCCAACTATCGGCTATGGCGCTGCAATTCCTATCAACCTTGA
- a CDS encoding type IV secretion system protein produces MSDKTHKSTKPASDREAYYARATSWAQDGQEKLRQSRRIAWLVAGIACSVALFAVIAIALMMPLKTVVPYTLLVDRTTGYVQLLKGDGRQTLAPDEALTKSLLAQYVIAREEVDVTSVQANYRKVGLWSADRARSDYIAMMAPTNPASPFQRLPRTTVLSVRIKSVSPMGPGAAQIRFETERRDQGQSEGPKEAWVAIIRYRFVDAAMSMDDRLINPLGFQVLRYRRDQESPEPVVAVSTPVPQVQAAPVGGLPVQANIARVSQP; encoded by the coding sequence ATGAGTGACAAGACCCACAAAAGCACCAAACCCGCTTCCGACCGCGAAGCCTATTATGCGCGCGCCACCAGTTGGGCGCAGGACGGCCAGGAAAAGCTGCGCCAGTCGCGGCGTATAGCGTGGCTCGTTGCCGGCATCGCCTGCAGCGTCGCGCTGTTCGCGGTGATCGCGATCGCGCTGATGATGCCGCTCAAGACGGTGGTGCCCTATACGCTGCTGGTCGATCGCACGACCGGCTATGTCCAGTTGCTCAAGGGCGATGGCCGGCAGACGCTTGCGCCCGACGAAGCGCTGACAAAGTCGCTGCTCGCCCAATATGTGATCGCGCGTGAAGAGGTGGACGTGACCAGCGTCCAGGCCAATTATCGCAAGGTGGGCCTCTGGTCGGCCGACCGCGCGCGCAGCGACTATATCGCCATGATGGCGCCCACCAATCCGGCCAGCCCCTTCCAGCGCCTGCCCCGTACGACCGTGCTCTCGGTTCGTATCAAGAGCGTCTCGCCGATGGGGCCAGGCGCGGCCCAGATACGCTTCGAGACCGAGCGGCGGGACCAGGGCCAGAGTGAGGGGCCAAAGGAAGCCTGGGTCGCCATCATCCGCTACCGCTTTGTCGACGCGGCCATGTCGATGGATGACCGGCTGATCAATCCGCTGGGGTTCCAGGTCTTGCGCTATCGCCGCGACCAGGAATCGCCCGAGCCTGTTGTGGCGGTGAGCACGCCAGTGCCGCAAGTCCAGGCCGCGCCTGTGGGCGGGCTGCCGGTCCAGGCAAACATAGCCAGAGTCTCCCAGCCGTGA